One Chryseobacterium indoltheticum DNA segment encodes these proteins:
- a CDS encoding tRNA-binding protein, with the protein MTIKPEISWADFEKLDIRCGTIISVNDFEKARNPSYQLEIDFGDVGVRKSAAQITTLYSKEDLVGKQILAVVNFPKKQIANFFSECLVLGVYGDDAKDVTLLSPSLPTKNGLQVG; encoded by the coding sequence ATGACAATAAAACCTGAAATATCCTGGGCAGATTTTGAGAAATTAGACATTCGATGCGGGACAATTATTTCCGTGAATGATTTTGAAAAAGCAAGAAACCCTTCTTATCAGCTTGAAATCGATTTTGGAGATGTTGGAGTCAGAAAATCTGCAGCACAAATCACAACACTTTACAGCAAAGAAGATTTGGTGGGTAAACAAATTTTAGCCGTTGTTAACTTCCCTAAAAAACAGATTGCCAATTTTTTCAGCGAATGCCTTGTTTTAGGAGTCTATGGTGATGATGCAAAAGACGTAACGCTTTTATCGCCATCTCTTCCGACGAAAAACGGATTACAGGTGGGATAA